One genomic segment of Chelonia mydas isolate rCheMyd1 chromosome 1, rCheMyd1.pri.v2, whole genome shotgun sequence includes these proteins:
- the FILIP1L gene encoding filamin A-interacting protein 1-like isoform X2 yields the protein MHIRLKKLIDQETAYQAKKEKENNKKITKLKEELTKLKSFALMVVDEQQRLTEQLNQQSQKIQELITTAEQVHEKLTIAEAKAEEEKQKAIRLEAELQAQTNKISQEQETMMAKLTNEDSQNRQLRIKLTALTRQIDELEETNKSLRKAEEELQDIREKINKGECGNSTLMSEVEELRKRVLEMEGKDEELIKMEDQCRELNKKLEKEAEQNKNFKAEVDKLNKRIMELEKLEDAFNKSKQECYALKCNLEKEKMLTKQLSQELEGLKARIGELEAIEIKLEKTEFTLKEDLTKLKTLTVMLVDERKTMSEKIKQTEEKLQSATSQLQVEQKKVMSVTEKLIEESKKALKSKSDAEEKTSSVTKERDELKNKLKAEEEKGNDLFSKVNILRKRLQSLEAIEKEFLKNKLKETTKSSTSLQQENNKIKELAQEVERLKNKLKEMKAIEDDLMKTEDEFESLERRYINERDKAKFLSEELETVKMELARYKLVEKAESNQEQWLFKKLKEEEAKSGHLSREVDALKEKIHEYMETEDVISHLRGDHMVLQKKFTQQENKNRELAREIDSLTKELERYRRFSKSLRPSLNGRRISDLQVFSKEVQTDPADNEPPDYKSLVPLERAVINGQLYEESDNEDENNDEEQTVSFKCNSSIANAVNKKLWIPWMKSKESHPQNGKIHNKQNGNCAQPRDLVLSHTPGQPLHIKVTPDHGQNTATLEITSPTTDSPHSYTSTAVIPNCGTPKQRITIIQNTSLMPLKSKIADGYMSPEQAVPPITLATFARSQTPESCGSITPERTMSPLALTGSSSSPEQMLSPEPLEIGAKHTLFRVSPDRQSSWHFQRSNSTGSSVITTEDNKIHIHLGSPYVQALANSAKPCTPIQDNRTPALTNGIHSKPTSKITSSITITPTATPLPRQSQITVSNVYN from the coding sequence ATTGAAAAAGCTGATTGACCAAGAAACAGCCTATCAggcaaaaaaagagaaggaaaacaacaagaaaataACTAAATTGAAAGAAGAACTGACAAAACTAAAATCATTTGCTTTAATGGTGGTGGATGAACAGCAAAGACTTACAGAACAGTTGAACCAACAAAGTCAAAAAATCCAAGAGCTAATCACTACTGCAGAGCAAGTACACGAGAAACTCACTATTGCTGAAGCAAAAGCGGAAGAAGAGAAGCAGAAAGCCATCCGGCTGGAAGCAGAATTGCAAGCGCAAACCAATAAGATTTCCcaagaacaagaaacaatgatGGCCAAACTAACCAATGAAGACAGCCAGAATCGCCAGCTCCGGATAAAATTAACAGCACTCACTCGACAAATTGATGAATTAGAGGAGACTAATAAGTCTTTACGAAAAGCAGAGGAAGAACTGCAAGAcataagggaaaaaataaataaaggagaaTGTGGAAATTCCACCCTTATGTCTGAAGTAGAAGAGTTACGAAAACGTGTCCTGGAAATGGAAGGTAAAGATGAAGAGCTCATAAAAATGGAAGATCAGTGTAGAGAGCTtaataaaaaattagaaaaagaagCAGAACAAAACAAGAACTTTAAAGCAGAAGTTGACAAACTCAACAAAAGAATTATGGAGCTGGAGAAATTAGAAGATGCTTTCAACAAGAGCAAACAAGAATGTTATGCTCTGAAATGCAatctagaaaaagaaaaaatgttaacaaAGCAATTATctcaggagttggaaggcttaaAAGCTAGAATTGGAGAGCTTGAAGCCATTGAAATCAAGTTAGAAAAAACAGAATTCACACTCAAGGAAGATTTAACTAAACTGAAAACATTAACGGTCATGCTTGTGgatgaaagaaaaacaatgagtgaaaaaataaagcaaacagaaGAAAAGTTACAATCTGCAACTTCCCAGCTTCAGGTGGAGCAAAAGAAAGTGATGTCAGTTACAGAAAAACTAATTGAGGAAAGTAAAAAGGCACTGAAATCAAAATCTGATGCAGAGGAAAAAACGTCCAGTGTAACAAAGGAAagagatgaactgaaaaacaaactaaaagcagaggaagagaaaggaaatgatCTCTTTTCCAAGGTAAATATTCTAAGGAAAAGGCTTCAGTCACTAGAAGCCATTGAAAAAgagtttcttaaaaataaactcaAAGAGACAACTAAATCAAGCACATCCTTACAGCAAGAGAACAACAAGATTAAAGAACTTGCCCAAGAAGTTGAGAGGTTGAAAAATAAGCTGAAAGAAATGAAGGCCATAGAGGATGATCTCATGAAAACTGAAGATGAATTTGAGTCTCTAGAGCGAAGATACATCAATGAACGAGACAAAGCTAAATTTCTATCAGAAGAACTGGAGACTGTGAAAATGGAACTGGCTAGGTATAAGTTAGTAGAGAAGGCAGAGTCCAACCAAGAACAGTGGCTTTTCAAAAAACTTAAAGAAGAAGAAGCGAAGTCAGGGCACCTGTCTAGAGAGGTAGATGCATTGAAAGAGAAAATTCATGAGTACATGGAAACAGAAGACGTGATAAGTCATCTACGGGGTGATCATATGGTCCTACAGAAGAAATTCACccagcaagaaaacaaaaacagggaGTTGGCAAGAGAAATTGATAGCCTTACCAAAGAATTAGAGAGATACAGACGCTTCAGTAAGAGCCTTAGACCGAGTCTTAATGGAAGGAGAATTTCTGACTTGCAGGTTTTCTCTAAAGAAGTCCAGACAGATCCAGCAGACAATGAACCACCTGATTACAAGAGCCTTGTTCCTTTAGAACGAGCAGTCATAAATGGGCAATTGTATGAAGAGAGTGATAATGAAGATGAAAACAATGATGAGGAGCAAACAGTGTCTTTCAAATGCAATTCATCCATTGCAAATGCAGTAAACAAAAAGTTATGGATCCCATGGATGAAGTCCAAAGAAAGCCATCCTCAAAATGGAAAAATTCATAACAAACAGAATGGAAATTGTGCACAGCCACGAGACTTAGTTCTAAGTCACACACCTGGTCAACCTCTTCATATAAAGGTTACACCAGACCATGGACAAAACACAGCTACCCTTGAAATAACAAGCCCTACCACAGACAGTCCTCACTCTTACACTAGTACAGCAGTTATACCCAACTGTGGCACACCAAAGCAAAGAATAACCATTATTCAAAATACCTCCTTAATGCCTTTAAAATCAAAAATCGCTGATGGTTACATGAGTCCAGAGCAAGCCGTGCCACCTATTACATTGGCTACTTTTGCAAGATCTCAAACTCCTGAATCATGTGGCTCAATAACTCCAGAAAGAACAATGTCTCCGTTGGCTCTGACAGGTTCTTCAAGTTCTCCAGAACAAATGCTTTCTCCAGAACCTTTGGAAATTGGTGCCAAGCATACTCTTTTTAGAGTATCCCCAGACAGGCAATCGTCATGGCACTTTCAAAGATCTAACAGCACTGGTTCAAGTGTAATAACTACTGAGGATAATAAAATCCATATTCATTTAGGAAGTCCTTATGTTCAGGCTCTTGCTAATTCAGCAAAACCTTGTACTCCAATTCAGGATAACAGAACTCCAGCACTAACTAATGGAATACACAGTAAGCCTACTAGTAAAATCACAAGCAGTATCACAATCACACCAACAGCCACTCCTCTCCCACGGCAATCACAAATTACAGTAAGTAATGTCTATAACTGA